The Streptobacillus ratti genome contains a region encoding:
- a CDS encoding ribonuclease HII, whose product MLWEFDKGFKNKVIGVDEAGRGPLAGPVVAACVRINKYSKKLSELNDSKKLTDKKRRELFEYLTTNDDIEIGVGIVDEEVIDEINILNATFLAMNNALNEINKDEEDLVLVDGNKEIKGYLGNQQAIVKGDSKSVSIAAASIIAKVTRDDIMKAYDIKYPGYGFAKHKGYGTKIHYECIKEKGICDIHRLSFLKNLYKK is encoded by the coding sequence ATGCTTTGGGAATTTGATAAGGGTTTTAAGAATAAAGTTATAGGTGTAGATGAGGCAGGACGTGGACCACTTGCAGGACCTGTAGTTGCAGCTTGTGTTCGTATCAATAAATATAGTAAAAAATTAAGTGAGTTAAATGATTCAAAAAAATTAACTGATAAGAAAAGGAGAGAACTTTTTGAATATTTAACTACAAATGATGATATAGAAATAGGTGTAGGTATAGTAGATGAAGAAGTTATAGATGAAATCAACATATTAAATGCTACATTTTTAGCTATGAATAATGCTTTAAATGAAATAAATAAAGATGAAGAAGATTTAGTATTAGTTGATGGAAATAAGGAAATTAAAGGTTATTTAGGTAATCAACAAGCTATAGTAAAAGGGGATAGTAAATCTGTTTCTATAGCAGCTGCATCTATTATAGCTAAGGTAACAAGAGATGATATTATGAAAGCATATGATATTAAATATCCGGGTTATGGTTTTGCAAAACATAAAGGTTATGGAACTAAAATTCATTATGAATGTATAAAAGAAAAAGGGATATGTGATATACATAGACTTAGTTTTCTGAAAAATTTATATAAAAAATAG
- the infA gene encoding translation initiation factor IF-1 yields the protein MAKQDVLELEGEILEALPNAMFQVRLENGHVLLGHISGKMRMNYIKILPGDKVTVEVSPYDLSRGRIVYRKK from the coding sequence ATGGCAAAACAAGATGTTCTTGAACTAGAGGGAGAAATATTAGAAGCATTACCAAATGCAATGTTTCAAGTTCGTTTAGAAAATGGACATGTTTTACTAGGTCATATCTCTGGAAAAATGAGAATGAACTACATTAAAATTTTACCTGGAGATAAGGTTACAGTTGAAGTATCACCATATGACCTTTCTAGGGGTAGAATCGTTTATAGAAAAAAATAA
- the rpmJ gene encoding 50S ribosomal protein L36 has protein sequence MKVKASVKRICDKCKIIKRHGRVRVICENPKHKQVQG, from the coding sequence ATGAAAGTAAAAGCATCTGTTAAACGTATCTGTGATAAATGTAAAATTATCAAAAGACACGGAAGAGTAAGAGTAATATGCGAAAACCCTAAACACAAACAAGTACAAGGATAG
- the rpsM gene encoding 30S ribosomal protein S13 — MARIAGVDIPRNKRVEISLTYIYGIGRSISNEILVKAGINRDTKVKDLTEEEVGKIRTIVEEYKIEGELRKEIRLNIKRLTDIKCYRGLRHRMGLPVRGQKTKTNARTRKGPAKMAVAKKK, encoded by the coding sequence TTGGCTAGAATAGCAGGAGTTGACATACCAAGAAACAAAAGAGTTGAAATTTCACTAACTTATATCTACGGAATAGGAAGAAGTATTTCAAATGAAATTTTAGTAAAAGCTGGTATAAACAGAGATACTAAAGTTAAAGATTTAACTGAAGAAGAAGTAGGGAAAATCAGAACTATCGTAGAAGAATATAAGATAGAAGGGGAATTAAGAAAAGAAATTAGACTTAATATCAAGAGATTAACTGATATTAAATGTTACAGAGGTTTAAGACATAGAATGGGATTACCAGTAAGAGGTCAAAAAACTAAGACAAATGCAAGAACTAGAAAAGGTCCAGCAAAAATGGCTGTGGCTAAGAAGAAGTAA
- the rpsK gene encoding 30S ribosomal protein S11 has translation MAKKQVVKKKKLKNIPSGIAYIHSTFNNTVVTITDSEGKVVIWKSGGTSGFKGTKKGTPFAAQIAAEQAAQVAIENGMKKIEIKIKGPGSGREASIRSIQATELEVTRIVDITPVPHNGARPPKKKL, from the coding sequence GTGGCTAAAAAACAAGTAGTTAAAAAGAAAAAATTAAAAAATATACCAAGTGGTATAGCTTATATACATTCTACTTTTAACAACACAGTTGTTACTATCACTGATAGTGAAGGTAAAGTAGTTATATGGAAATCAGGTGGAACATCTGGTTTCAAAGGTACTAAAAAAGGAACTCCATTTGCTGCACAAATAGCTGCAGAACAAGCTGCTCAAGTAGCTATTGAAAATGGAATGAAAAAAATAGAAATTAAAATTAAAGGGCCTGGATCAGGAAGAGAAGCTTCAATAAGATCAATCCAAGCAACAGAGTTAGAGGTAACTAGAATAGTGGATATTACTCCAGTACCTCATAACGGGGCTAGACCGCCTAAGAAAAAATTATAA
- the rpsD gene encoding 30S ribosomal protein S4 yields the protein MARDRQPILKKCRTLGLDPSILGVNKKSKRNIRPNANKKLTEYGTQLREKQKARFVYGVMEKQFYKLYEEATRKEGVTGELLLQYLERRLDNVIYRLGFGATRRQARQIVSHGHILINGKRVDIASYRVKQGDVITLKEGSTELSIIKESVGQKTVPGWLSLEEGTLTAKVLENPTRDAVDFEINEAMIIEFYSR from the coding sequence ATGGCAAGAGATAGACAGCCTATTTTAAAGAAATGTAGAACTCTTGGATTAGATCCAAGCATTTTAGGTGTAAATAAAAAATCAAAAAGAAATATAAGACCAAATGCAAATAAAAAATTAACTGAATATGGAACTCAATTAAGAGAAAAACAAAAAGCAAGATTTGTATACGGTGTAATGGAAAAACAATTCTATAAATTATATGAAGAAGCAACAAGAAAAGAAGGAGTAACAGGTGAACTATTACTTCAATATTTAGAAAGAAGATTAGATAACGTAATATATAGATTAGGATTTGGAGCAACTAGAAGACAAGCTAGACAAATAGTTAGTCATGGACATATCTTAATCAATGGTAAAAGAGTAGATATAGCTTCTTATAGAGTAAAACAAGGAGATGTTATTACTCTTAAAGAAGGATCAACAGAACTTTCAATAATTAAAGAATCAGTAGGACAAAAAACAGTTCCTGGATGGTTATCGTTAGAAGAAGGAACTTTAACTGCAAAAGTTTTAGAAAATCCTACAAGAGATGCAGTTGACTTTGAAATTAACGAAGCAATGATAATCGAGTTCTATTCAAGATAA
- a CDS encoding DNA-directed RNA polymerase subunit alpha — translation MLNIEKIAKNIKLTEEKIDQYSAKYTLEPLYRGYGNTIGNALRRVLLSSIPGSAIKGVRIDGVLNEFSMIEGVKEAVTDIVLNIKEIVVELDEPVEKRMKLSVVGPKVVTAADIIPEAGITIVNPEQVIATITTKKAIDMEFIVDSGEGFVVSDEINTSGWEADFLAVDAIYTPIRKVSYQVEDTMVGRVTNYDKLTLTVTTDGSIDIHDALSYAVELINIHTKPFANIGTAMAKFRSEEELEVEVSNENQPSLVEETRIEELGLTIRSYNCLKKVDINTIGELIKLTKEDLKKIKNLGNKSAKEIIEKMKEYGYEMSSSEE, via the coding sequence TTGTTAAATATTGAGAAGATAGCAAAAAACATTAAGCTTACAGAAGAGAAAATTGACCAATACAGTGCTAAATACACATTAGAGCCACTATATAGAGGTTATGGAAATACTATAGGTAATGCGTTAAGAAGAGTACTTTTATCATCAATACCTGGTTCTGCAATTAAAGGTGTTAGAATAGATGGTGTTTTAAATGAATTTTCTATGATAGAAGGAGTTAAAGAAGCAGTAACTGATATAGTATTAAATATAAAAGAAATAGTAGTAGAACTAGATGAACCTGTTGAAAAAAGAATGAAATTATCAGTTGTAGGACCAAAAGTTGTAACAGCTGCTGATATAATTCCAGAAGCAGGAATAACTATAGTAAATCCTGAACAAGTAATTGCAACAATTACAACTAAGAAAGCTATAGATATGGAATTTATAGTAGATTCTGGAGAGGGATTTGTAGTATCTGATGAAATTAACACTTCAGGTTGGGAAGCAGATTTCCTTGCTGTTGATGCAATATATACACCTATTAGAAAGGTAAGTTATCAAGTAGAAGATACTATGGTAGGACGTGTTACAAACTATGATAAATTAACTTTAACTGTTACTACAGATGGAAGTATTGATATACATGATGCACTATCTTATGCAGTAGAGTTAATAAATATTCATACTAAACCATTTGCTAACATAGGAACTGCAATGGCTAAGTTTAGATCAGAAGAAGAGTTAGAAGTTGAAGTTTCAAATGAAAATCAACCATCTCTTGTTGAAGAAACTAGAATAGAAGAATTAGGATTAACAATACGTTCATATAACTGTCTTAAGAAAGTAGACATTAATACTATAGGTGAATTAATAAAACTTACTAAAGAAGATCTTAAGAAGATTAAGAATTTAGGTAATAAATCTGCAAAAGAAATAATTGAAAAAATGAAAGAATATGGTTATGAAATGTCTTCATCAGAAGAATAG
- the rplQ gene encoding 50S ribosomal protein L17 gives MNHRKSYRKLGRRSDHRLAMMKNMTISLINAEQIETTVTRAKELRKFVERMITLGKKYNLANDDKAKSVHIYRQVFAFLRNEEATAKVCKEIAPRYTERNGGYTRIIKTDVRRGDSAELAIIELV, from the coding sequence ATGAATCACAGAAAATCATATAGAAAATTGGGAAGAAGAAGTGATCATAGATTAGCAATGATGAAGAATATGACAATATCTTTAATTAATGCTGAACAAATAGAAACAACAGTAACTCGTGCTAAAGAGTTAAGAAAGTTTGTTGAAAGAATGATTACTTTAGGTAAAAAATATAATTTAGCTAATGACGATAAAGCAAAATCAGTACATATATATAGACAAGTGTTTGCTTTTTTAAGAAATGAAGAAGCAACAGCAAAGGTTTGCAAGGAAATAGCTCCAAGATATACAGAAAGAAATGGTGGTTATACAAGGATTATCAAAACTGATGTAAGAAGAGGAGATTCTGCTGAACTTGCGATTATAGAATTAGTTTAG
- a CDS encoding xanthine phosphoribosyltransferase, protein MNSLKEKILKEGSLKENNILKVDSFLNHKIDVEFMNEIGKEFKRRFSDVKVDKIVTIEASGIAIACIASQHFNNVPVVFAKKTESKNLDNEVYKTKVYSYTKGKEYDIMISKNYLKENENVLILDDFLANGVASLGLIELLKQAKVNIVGVGIVIEKSFQVGAKKIEDMGVRLESLVKIKSLNKTIEFK, encoded by the coding sequence ATGAATAGTTTAAAAGAAAAAATTTTAAAAGAGGGTAGCTTAAAAGAAAATAACATATTAAAGGTTGATTCATTTTTAAATCATAAAATAGATGTTGAATTTATGAATGAAATAGGTAAAGAATTTAAAAGAAGATTTTCTGATGTTAAAGTTGATAAAATAGTTACTATAGAGGCATCAGGAATTGCAATAGCATGTATTGCTTCACAACATTTTAATAATGTTCCTGTAGTGTTTGCTAAAAAAACTGAATCTAAAAATTTAGATAATGAAGTATACAAAACTAAAGTATATTCATATACCAAAGGAAAAGAGTATGATATAATGATATCTAAAAATTATCTGAAAGAAAATGAAAATGTATTAATTTTAGATGATTTTCTTGCAAATGGTGTAGCTTCATTAGGTTTAATAGAACTACTAAAACAAGCTAAAGTTAATATAGTTGGTGTAGGTATAGTAATAGAAAAATCTTTTCAAGTTGGTGCTAAAAAAATAGAAGATATGGGAGTAAGACTTGAATCTCTTGTAAAAATTAAATCATTAAATAAAACAATAGAATTTAAATAA
- a CDS encoding helix-turn-helix transcriptional regulator — translation MKYFNDNTFNQSSRHVSIITKLRDKKGEKSIHTTHKFAFIVSGSGKIKLNEIEYDVKENSLICINPWSTTEITEVITPMNILIFSYNSTYITRIVTQIRPEYIDIFNNIEKLSKIDLNGRAGTKIKKILLEIRNEIGDDNILESIDKFIAGAYSEIFIISKFLELFIVLSRNSNKLKNEENNYTEAQMLIKYIHAHSNEKLTINKLAVIFFISESTVRRYIEEHTGLTFNELLYKIRLAKTEDLLVHTNLSLDDIANMSGFVDGSHITKIWNMKKNMTPTSYRNMYKDSFTGFNENDKKIIFDIINYVNNEYMQDIKIEQISKKYDISEIKINKLLLSYVDRNFSTYLNHIRINKACELLINTDTPIIDICFEVGYNNIKSFNNNFKKNKNMTPTCFREYKKNISNN, via the coding sequence ATGAAATATTTTAATGACAATACGTTCAATCAATCAAGTCGACATGTTAGTATAATTACTAAATTAAGAGATAAAAAAGGAGAAAAATCCATACATACAACTCATAAATTTGCTTTCATAGTTTCTGGTTCGGGAAAAATTAAATTAAATGAAATTGAGTATGATGTAAAAGAAAATAGTTTGATTTGTATTAATCCGTGGAGTACAACTGAAATAACAGAAGTAATCACGCCTATGAATATATTAATTTTTTCTTATAATAGTACGTACATAACTAGAATAGTAACTCAAATTAGACCTGAATATATTGATATATTTAATAATATTGAAAAATTAAGTAAAATAGATTTAAATGGTAGGGCTGGAACCAAAATTAAAAAGATACTTCTTGAAATTAGAAATGAAATAGGTGATGATAATATTTTAGAATCTATAGATAAATTTATTGCAGGAGCCTATTCTGAAATATTTATTATTTCTAAATTTTTAGAACTTTTTATAGTTCTATCTCGTAATAGTAATAAATTAAAAAATGAGGAAAATAATTATACTGAGGCACAGATGTTAATAAAATACATACATGCCCATTCTAATGAAAAACTTACTATTAATAAACTTGCGGTAATATTTTTTATTAGTGAATCAACTGTTAGAAGATATATAGAAGAACATACTGGTTTAACTTTTAATGAGTTGTTGTATAAGATAAGACTAGCTAAAACAGAAGATTTATTAGTACATACTAATTTAAGTTTAGATGATATAGCTAATATGTCAGGATTTGTAGATGGTTCTCATATCACAAAAATTTGGAATATGAAGAAAAATATGACTCCTACATCATATAGGAATATGTATAAGGATTCATTTACTGGATTTAATGAGAATGATAAGAAAATAATTTTTGATATAATTAACTATGTTAATAATGAATATATGCAAGATATTAAAATAGAACAGATATCTAAAAAATATGATATTTCAGAAATAAAGATAAATAAATTACTTTTGTCATATGTTGATAGAAATTTCAGTACATATTTAAATCATATTAGAATAAATAAAGCATGTGAATTATTAATTAATACAGATACCCCTATAATAGACATATGTTTTGAGGTAGGTTATAATAATATTAAATCATTTAATAATAATTTTAAAAAGAATAAAAATATGACCCCTACATGTTTTAGGGAATACAAAAAAAACATATCTAATAATTGA
- the rlmB gene encoding 23S rRNA (guanosine(2251)-2'-O)-methyltransferase RlmB has translation MEKIKGINPVIEILKSQTTIEKLEIYKGINKAHIKQLLELASKRNLKIFYTDKRDNNSQGVVAYISEYDYYVDFVAFLEKELMKEESTIVILDQIQDPRNFGAIIRSCECFGVSGIIIQDRNNVKVTETVVKSSTGAIEHIDIVQVTNIADTIEKLQKYGYFVYGAEANGEKFYYEEKYPKKKALVLGSEGKGMRKRVRETCDSILKIHLKGEINSLNVSVAAGILLSEMSK, from the coding sequence ATGGAAAAAATTAAAGGGATTAATCCCGTAATAGAGATTTTAAAAAGTCAAACAACTATTGAAAAATTAGAGATATATAAAGGGATAAATAAGGCACATATCAAACAGTTATTAGAACTTGCAAGTAAAAGAAATTTAAAAATATTTTACACAGATAAAAGAGATAACAATTCTCAAGGTGTAGTAGCATATATATCAGAATATGATTATTATGTTGATTTTGTAGCTTTTTTAGAAAAAGAATTAATGAAAGAAGAATCAACTATAGTAATATTAGATCAAATACAAGATCCAAGAAATTTTGGAGCTATAATTAGATCTTGTGAATGTTTTGGTGTAAGTGGAATAATAATTCAAGATAGAAATAATGTAAAGGTTACAGAAACTGTAGTTAAATCATCGACAGGAGCTATAGAACATATAGATATAGTTCAGGTAACTAATATAGCTGACACTATAGAAAAACTTCAAAAATATGGTTACTTTGTTTATGGTGCAGAGGCTAACGGAGAAAAGTTTTATTATGAAGAAAAATACCCTAAGAAAAAAGCCTTAGTTTTAGGAAGCGAGGGTAAGGGTATGAGAAAGAGAGTTAGAGAAACTTGTGATAGTATATTAAAAATTCATTTAAAGGGAGAAATAAATTCATTAAATGTATCTGTTGCAGCAGGTATACTATTATCTGAAATGAGTAAATAG
- the leuS gene encoding leucine--tRNA ligase: MAKEYIAKEIEQKWQEIWEKNKVFKTENKVKGKENYYTLEMFAYPSGKLHAGHLRNYTIGDAIARYKKMKGFNVLHPFGWDSFGLPAENAAIDNGASPAVWTSQNIENMKRQLKLMGLSYDWDRELATYKKEYYKFNQKFFIEMYKKGLVYKRKSYVNWCPDCNTVLANEQVEDGKCWRHGKTSVIQKELSQWYFKITDYAEELLSGHDELKGYWPEQVLAMQKNWIGKSSGSEVIFTLEYKGKEIEIPVFTTRVDTIYGVTYISIAPELPLVSEIVLKEKPELKPLIDEMINEDKILREAQDKEKTGVFTGLYVKHPLTNKNIPVYIANYVLMDYGTGAVMGVPAHDERDFAFSKKYNLNAKAVIKAKNPEDDFDGNKTFLGKGELINSEEFNGIYNIEAKEKIVEKLEKIGKGRLTVNYRLHDWLISRQRYWGTPIPVIYDEDGNVYLDENLPVILPTDIDFSVKGNPIETSPTFKEVILPNGKKGYRETDTMDTFVDSSWYYLRYLDPSNENLAFLKEDADNYTPVDQYIGGIEHAVMHLLYARFFHKVFRDLGYLSTNEPFKRLLTQGMVLDYSYYSNNERRYLHKEEVEIKDGKAFNVKTGEELISKLEKMSKSKNNGVDPEKIIQEFGADSARVFTLFAAPPEKELEWNANGVVGAYRFINRIYLMAQECLDILTADYSEIDLSKRSKEDENLQRKTHQTIKRVTDSMEDNFHFNTAIAGSMELINELTTYKQNVLDLDNKSSESNKIFKESMISLILMMSPFAPHLSEEVWELCKMDGYVFNASWPTYIEELTHVSEITMVVQVNGKVRGEFETNINVSKEKIIEKALANENVQRNIEGKEILKTIIVPKKLVNIVVK, from the coding sequence ATGGCTAAAGAATATATTGCTAAAGAAATAGAACAAAAATGGCAAGAAATATGGGAGAAAAATAAGGTATTTAAGACTGAAAATAAGGTTAAAGGAAAAGAAAATTACTATACTTTAGAAATGTTTGCTTATCCTTCAGGTAAATTACATGCAGGACATTTAAGAAACTATACTATAGGAGATGCTATTGCAAGGTATAAGAAGATGAAAGGATTTAATGTCTTACACCCATTTGGTTGGGATTCATTTGGATTACCAGCTGAAAATGCAGCTATAGATAATGGTGCTAGTCCAGCAGTGTGGACATCACAAAATATAGAAAATATGAAAAGACAATTAAAGTTAATGGGTCTTTCATATGATTGGGATAGAGAACTTGCGACTTATAAAAAAGAATACTATAAATTCAATCAAAAGTTTTTTATAGAGATGTATAAAAAAGGATTGGTTTATAAAAGAAAATCATATGTAAATTGGTGTCCTGATTGTAATACTGTACTTGCAAATGAGCAAGTTGAAGATGGTAAATGTTGGAGACATGGTAAAACATCAGTAATACAAAAAGAATTATCACAGTGGTATTTTAAAATAACAGATTATGCAGAGGAATTACTTTCAGGTCATGATGAATTAAAAGGTTATTGGCCAGAACAAGTATTAGCAATGCAAAAAAACTGGATAGGTAAATCTAGTGGGAGTGAAGTAATATTTACTTTGGAATATAAGGGGAAAGAAATAGAAATACCAGTATTTACTACAAGAGTAGATACTATTTATGGTGTAACATATATTTCTATAGCACCTGAATTACCTTTAGTATCAGAAATAGTATTAAAAGAAAAACCAGAATTAAAACCATTAATTGATGAAATGATTAATGAGGATAAAATTTTAAGAGAAGCTCAAGATAAAGAAAAAACAGGAGTATTTACAGGTCTTTATGTAAAACATCCATTAACTAATAAAAATATACCTGTATATATTGCAAATTATGTATTAATGGATTATGGAACAGGAGCTGTTATGGGTGTTCCAGCCCATGATGAAAGGGATTTTGCTTTTTCTAAAAAATATAACTTAAATGCAAAAGCTGTAATTAAAGCTAAGAATCCAGAAGATGATTTTGATGGTAATAAGACTTTTTTAGGAAAGGGAGAATTAATTAATTCAGAAGAATTTAATGGGATATATAATATAGAGGCTAAAGAAAAAATAGTTGAAAAATTAGAAAAAATTGGAAAAGGTCGTTTAACAGTAAATTATAGACTACATGATTGGTTAATAAGTAGACAAAGATATTGGGGAACACCTATCCCAGTTATATATGATGAAGATGGGAATGTTTATTTAGATGAAAATTTACCAGTAATTTTACCAACTGATATAGACTTTAGTGTTAAAGGGAACCCTATAGAAACTTCTCCAACTTTTAAAGAAGTTATATTACCTAATGGTAAAAAAGGTTATAGAGAAACAGATACTATGGATACCTTTGTTGATTCTTCATGGTATTATCTAAGATATTTAGATCCAAGTAATGAAAACTTAGCTTTCTTAAAAGAAGATGCAGATAACTATACTCCTGTAGACCAATATATAGGTGGGATAGAACATGCTGTAATGCACTTGCTTTATGCAAGATTTTTCCATAAGGTATTTAGAGATTTAGGATATTTATCAACTAATGAACCATTTAAGAGATTACTTACTCAAGGTATGGTTCTTGATTATTCATATTATTCTAATAATGAAAGAAGATATTTACATAAAGAAGAAGTTGAAATTAAAGATGGAAAAGCATTTAATGTAAAAACAGGAGAAGAATTAATTTCTAAACTTGAAAAAATGTCTAAGTCAAAGAATAATGGAGTAGATCCAGAAAAAATTATTCAAGAATTTGGAGCAGATTCTGCTAGAGTATTTACACTATTTGCTGCACCACCAGAAAAAGAATTAGAATGGAATGCAAATGGAGTTGTAGGAGCATATAGATTTATTAATAGAATATATTTAATGGCACAAGAATGTTTAGATATATTAACAGCAGATTATTCAGAAATAGATTTAAGTAAAAGAAGTAAGGAAGATGAAAACTTACAAAGAAAAACTCATCAAACTATAAAAAGAGTTACAGATAGTATGGAAGATAATTTCCACTTTAATACTGCAATAGCAGGTAGTATGGAACTTATTAATGAGCTTACAACATATAAGCAAAATGTATTAGATTTAGATAATAAATCTAGTGAATCAAATAAGATTTTCAAAGAATCAATGATATCACTAATATTAATGATGTCTCCTTTTGCACCACATTTATCTGAAGAAGTTTGGGAATTATGTAAAATGGACGGATATGTGTTCAACGCATCTTGGCCTACATACATTGAAGAACTTACTCATGTTTCAGAGATAACTATGGTAGTTCAAGTAAATGGAAAGGTTAGAGGAGAATTTGAAACTAATATTAATGTAAGTAAAGAGAAAATTATAGAAAAAGCTCTTGCTAATGAAAATGTACAAAGAAATATTGAGGGTAAAGAAATTTTAAAAACTATAATAGTACCTAAGAAATTAGTAAATATAGTTGTAAAGTAA
- a CDS encoding DMT family transporter, producing MKKLKIGIKNLKSELILFIVSIIWGTGFIATKVAVDSGMETYNILFVRFLISTILLYFMLKIKKIKIERKSYIAGFILGSILVLAYMMQTFGLYYTTPAKNSILTGLSVIFVPYMSYLLYKTRVDKYTFIASIFAFVGIYLLSGNFLESIDGFNKGDFYTVVCAILFALHMVVTGYYVNKINTVVLAYVQFLIATTLSLILAIYYGHLKVISTSGIFASLYMGVFCTFVAYTLQIIGQKRVNSSTTAVILSLEVVFATILSIFLGYDKFHILILFGSLLIFVGIMISETKLDFIFKKK from the coding sequence TTGAAAAAATTGAAAATAGGCATTAAAAATTTAAAATCAGAATTAATATTGTTTATAGTTTCTATAATTTGGGGTACTGGATTTATAGCTACAAAGGTTGCTGTTGATAGTGGCATGGAAACATATAATATACTATTTGTAAGGTTTTTAATTTCAACTATTTTACTTTACTTTATGCTTAAAATAAAGAAAATTAAAATAGAGAGGAAATCATATATTGCTGGATTTATACTTGGAAGTATACTTGTTTTAGCATATATGATGCAAACCTTTGGATTATACTATACTACCCCTGCAAAAAATTCAATTTTAACTGGACTTTCTGTAATATTTGTTCCATATATGTCCTATTTACTATATAAAACAAGGGTAGATAAGTATACTTTTATTGCCTCTATATTTGCATTTGTTGGTATATATCTGTTATCAGGAAATTTTTTAGAATCTATTGATGGATTTAATAAGGGAGATTTCTATACTGTAGTATGTGCTATTTTATTTGCACTTCATATGGTAGTTACAGGATATTATGTAAATAAAATAAACACAGTAGTACTTGCCTATGTACAATTTTTAATTGCAACTACATTATCATTAATACTTGCAATATATTATGGACATTTAAAAGTAATATCAACATCAGGAATATTTGCTTCATTATATATGGGAGTATTTTGTACATTTGTGGCATATACATTACAAATAATTGGTCAAAAAAGAGTTAATTCATCAACAACAGCAGTAATATTATCTTTAGAAGTAGTATTTGCTACTATTTTATCAATATTTTTAGGATATGATAAGTTTCATATTTTAATATTATTTGGCTCATTATTAATATTTGTAGGAATAATGATTTCAGAAACTAAATTAGATTTTATATTTAAGAAAAAATAG